From Mucilaginibacter rubeus, a single genomic window includes:
- a CDS encoding DUF998 domain-containing protein has protein sequence MDTKPLLYTGIIIPVIFWLSTIICGFIHGNYNHISNTISELGAIGTKSETLMETFTLLCTVLSVFFMAGLFIACSQLKLNILPVFGVVGFPVMFGWAAIFHSGNHLHSASGPVFLLLYVGALLSAILWRGDSFKQIRRLSLLSLGIMLLIFIRFIPSTTIENNYTGLIQRFAHLGWSVWFVSMGACFIKLLNSKQHQLK, from the coding sequence ATGGACACTAAACCTCTGCTGTATACGGGCATCATCATTCCCGTTATATTCTGGCTTTCAACCATTATATGCGGTTTTATACACGGCAATTACAATCATATCAGTAATACCATAAGCGAGCTGGGGGCCATCGGCACAAAATCCGAAACTTTGATGGAAACATTTACGCTGCTTTGCACGGTGCTTAGTGTATTTTTTATGGCCGGGTTGTTTATAGCGTGCAGTCAGTTGAAGCTTAATATCCTGCCTGTGTTTGGGGTTGTAGGTTTCCCGGTTATGTTTGGCTGGGCGGCTATTTTTCACTCCGGTAATCACCTGCATTCGGCATCTGGGCCGGTGTTTTTGCTGCTTTATGTAGGCGCGCTGCTATCTGCTATTTTATGGCGGGGAGATAGCTTTAAACAAATCAGAAGGCTCTCGTTACTCAGCCTTGGTATTATGCTGCTCATTTTTATCCGCTTTATTCCTTCGACGACTATTGAAAACAATTATACCGGACTTATTCAACGATTTGCCCATCTGGGCTGGTCGGTTTGGTTTGTATCGATGGGAGCTTGTTTTATAAAACTCCTAAATAGCAAACAACATCAATTAAAATAA
- the purU gene encoding formyltetrahydrofolate deformylase yields the protein MIIVIQCKDKVGLVAAISATLAKHLLNIVSMREHVDHNENVFFTRLEVEDGEDSGIEDSLRKILPEGAYISVNPEPVKKVVVLATKEYHCLSDILVRNHFNTLGASVQCVIGNHAKLQDICERFDIPFYYISHEGVSKPEFEQQVIATIKQYTPDYVILAKFMRILSPEFVAEFPMKIINIHHSFLPAFIGANPYKQAFERGVKLIGATAHYVSNELDEGPIIAQQIVPVNHSYSWTDMVKAGQEVETAVLAKALKLVFEDRVFVFKNKTVVFG from the coding sequence ATGATAATTGTAATACAGTGTAAAGACAAAGTGGGCCTTGTGGCTGCCATATCTGCAACATTAGCCAAACACCTTCTTAACATAGTTTCCATGCGTGAGCATGTTGATCATAACGAAAATGTTTTCTTTACCCGCCTGGAGGTTGAAGACGGCGAAGATTCCGGGATTGAAGATTCATTAAGGAAAATATTACCCGAGGGAGCCTACATTTCAGTAAACCCCGAACCTGTTAAAAAGGTGGTGGTGCTGGCTACTAAAGAATATCATTGTCTGAGCGATATCCTGGTACGCAACCATTTTAATACCCTCGGTGCAAGTGTTCAATGTGTTATTGGTAACCATGCCAAGCTACAGGACATATGCGAGCGCTTTGATATCCCCTTTTATTACATCAGCCATGAAGGGGTAAGCAAGCCTGAGTTTGAACAGCAGGTAATAGCGACTATCAAGCAGTACACTCCTGATTATGTAATATTGGCCAAATTTATGCGGATCCTGTCACCGGAGTTCGTGGCCGAATTCCCGATGAAGATCATCAATATTCATCACTCGTTTTTACCGGCGTTTATAGGTGCTAACCCATACAAGCAGGCATTTGAACGTGGTGTTAAACTCATAGGGGCTACCGCCCATTACGTATCAAACGAACTTGATGAGGGGCCCATCATCGCGCAGCAGATTGTTCCTGTAAATCATTCCTACAGCTGGACAGATATGGTAAAAGCCGGGCAGGAGGTTGAAACCGCCGTATTGGCCAAAGCCCTGAAGCTTGTTTTTGAAGACCGGGTGTTTGTGTTTAAGAATAAAACGGTAGTGTTTGGGTAA
- a CDS encoding NAD-dependent epimerase/dehydratase family protein, with translation MSEKILVIGANGQIGTELVMALRNIHGAEAVVASDINSPTYAMRGSTGPFELINVLDKDNLHHIFDKHRPTQVYLLAAILSAVGEQKPKMAWDLNMTGLLHVLDFAVEFKTAKVFWPSSIAVFGPHSPQHDTPQYCVMDPNTVYGFSKLAGERWCEYYFNKYGLDVRSIRYPGLIGWKANPGGGTTDYAVHIFHHALKTGSYESFLAEGTALPMMYMDDAIRATISLMDASAEQISIRSSYNLAGISFTPEQLAAEIKKLIPKFEISYSDNDPRQAIADSWPKSIDDSYAQNDWGWKLEYDLPKMVADMLTNLKTII, from the coding sequence ATGAGCGAAAAGATTTTAGTGATAGGCGCCAATGGCCAGATAGGCACCGAACTGGTAATGGCTTTGAGAAATATACATGGGGCCGAGGCTGTTGTAGCTTCAGATATTAATAGCCCTACCTATGCCATGCGTGGCAGCACCGGGCCGTTTGAACTGATCAACGTGCTTGATAAAGACAACCTGCACCACATATTTGACAAGCACCGCCCCACGCAGGTTTACCTGTTGGCCGCCATTCTTTCGGCAGTAGGCGAGCAAAAGCCTAAAATGGCCTGGGACCTCAACATGACCGGCTTGCTGCACGTACTTGATTTCGCGGTGGAGTTTAAAACAGCTAAAGTTTTTTGGCCAAGTTCAATAGCGGTTTTCGGTCCGCATTCACCGCAGCATGATACGCCGCAGTATTGCGTCATGGATCCCAATACGGTTTATGGATTCAGTAAACTGGCCGGCGAACGCTGGTGTGAATACTATTTTAATAAATACGGACTTGATGTACGCAGTATCCGCTATCCGGGATTAATAGGCTGGAAAGCTAACCCCGGCGGTGGCACAACAGATTATGCGGTACATATTTTTCACCATGCATTAAAAACCGGCAGCTACGAAAGTTTCCTGGCCGAAGGTACTGCCCTACCCATGATGTATATGGATGATGCCATCAGGGCTACTATCAGTTTGATGGACGCGTCAGCAGAACAGATCAGCATCCGCTCATCGTATAACCTTGCAGGCATCAGCTTTACGCCCGAGCAATTGGCGGCAGAAATCAAAAAACTGATCCCTAAATTTGAGATCAGCTACAGCGATAATGATCCGCGCCAGGCTATAGCCGATAGCTGGCCAAAATCAATTGATGATAGCTACGCGCAAAATGATTGGGGCTGGAAATTGGAATATGATCTGCCTAAAATGGTAGCCGATATGCTGACCAACTTGAAAACGATAATTTAA
- a CDS encoding aspartate-semialdehyde dehydrogenase — MKVAVVGATGLVGTKMLQVLAERNFPVTELIPVASEKSIGKEITFKGKQFKVVSVEDAIKMKPDVAIFSAGGSTSLQQAPLFAAAGTTVIDNSSAWRMDPTKKLVVPEVNADVLTAEDKIIANPNCSTIQMVVALKPLHDKYKIKRVVVSTYQSVTGTGVKAVDQLFNERKGIDGPKVYPYTIDLNVIPQIDVFTENGYTKEEMKMILETKKIMGDDSIKVTATTVRIPVMGGHSESVNIEFANDFDLTEVRELLANAPGIVVVDDTANLKYPMPLDAHDKDEVFVGRIRRDETQDNTLNCWIVSDNLRKGAATNAVQIAEYLAAQHLIGQPVEA, encoded by the coding sequence ATGAAAGTCGCAGTAGTAGGTGCTACAGGATTAGTAGGCACCAAAATGTTGCAGGTTCTTGCAGAACGCAACTTCCCCGTTACAGAATTAATTCCCGTAGCTTCAGAAAAAAGTATTGGTAAAGAAATTACTTTTAAGGGTAAGCAGTTTAAGGTGGTTTCTGTTGAGGATGCGATTAAGATGAAGCCGGACGTAGCAATTTTCTCGGCCGGCGGAAGCACTTCATTACAGCAAGCTCCTTTATTTGCGGCTGCTGGTACAACTGTTATTGATAATTCATCGGCATGGCGCATGGACCCAACCAAAAAACTGGTTGTGCCCGAAGTAAACGCTGATGTACTTACCGCCGAAGATAAGATCATCGCTAACCCAAATTGCTCAACCATACAAATGGTAGTGGCTTTAAAACCACTGCACGATAAATACAAAATTAAAAGGGTAGTAGTTTCAACCTACCAATCTGTTACCGGTACGGGCGTTAAAGCTGTTGATCAGTTATTTAACGAGCGTAAAGGTATTGACGGACCGAAAGTATACCCTTACACTATCGATTTAAACGTGATTCCGCAGATTGACGTATTTACCGAAAACGGTTATACCAAAGAGGAAATGAAAATGATCCTCGAAACTAAAAAGATCATGGGCGATGATAGTATTAAAGTAACTGCAACCACAGTGCGTATCCCGGTAATGGGCGGTCACTCTGAGTCGGTTAACATAGAGTTTGCAAATGATTTTGACCTGACCGAAGTTCGTGAGCTGTTGGCTAACGCACCGGGCATTGTTGTGGTTGATGATACCGCTAACCTGAAATACCCAATGCCGCTTGACGCGCATGATAAAGATGAGGTATTTGTAGGCCGTATCCGCCGTGACGAAACTCAGGATAATACACTTAACTGCTGGATAGTATCTGATAACCTGCGTAAGGGTGCAGCTACCAATGCGGTACAAATTGCCGAGTACCTTGCTGCTCAGCACCTGATCGGTCAGCCGGTTGAGGCGTAA
- a CDS encoding LysR family transcriptional regulator — MISFAHRVFMEVAANLSFSKAAQVLFITQPAISKHVKALEDQYKVPLFERKGNSILLTEAGNKLNEYLQQATEIERKVEYDLSVLSNLSQAAGHLRLGASTTIALYILPSILSGFQHEYANVDVQLVNRNSEYILNALLDHEVDIGIIEVDNKITQVSYKPFMSDEVIPVCSAKSPLAGKSLTLKQFVKTPLAVRERGSGTLNAVLKALSALHIKPADLSVKIRLGGTEALKNFLLADQCLGFMPRPSIIRQLAEGDLVEVPIEGLKITRDFFFIRRKGTEDYGLTSNFINYALQHIGHSAE, encoded by the coding sequence ATGATCTCTTTCGCTCACCGTGTATTTATGGAAGTTGCCGCCAACTTGAGTTTCAGTAAGGCCGCACAGGTGCTGTTTATTACGCAGCCCGCCATTAGCAAGCATGTAAAGGCACTTGAAGATCAATACAAAGTGCCCTTGTTCGAGCGTAAAGGCAACAGTATTTTGCTTACCGAAGCAGGTAATAAACTAAACGAATACCTGCAGCAGGCAACAGAGATTGAACGGAAGGTTGAGTACGATCTTTCGGTGTTAAGCAACTTGTCACAAGCTGCCGGGCATTTGCGTTTGGGGGCGAGTACAACTATTGCCCTGTATATTTTACCTTCGATACTTTCTGGTTTTCAGCACGAGTACGCCAATGTTGATGTGCAATTGGTAAACCGCAACAGTGAGTATATCCTAAACGCTTTGCTTGATCATGAAGTTGATATTGGAATTATAGAAGTAGATAATAAGATTACTCAAGTATCATATAAACCTTTTATGAGCGATGAGGTGATCCCGGTTTGCTCGGCTAAGAGCCCACTGGCGGGTAAATCATTAACCTTAAAGCAGTTTGTAAAAACGCCATTAGCCGTGCGTGAACGTGGCTCCGGTACCCTGAATGCGGTATTGAAGGCTTTGTCGGCTTTACATATAAAACCGGCAGATTTGTCGGTAAAGATCCGTTTGGGTGGTACCGAGGCTTTGAAAAACTTCCTGCTGGCCGATCAGTGCCTGGGCTTTATGCCGCGACCATCTATTATCCGTCAGCTTGCCGAAGGCGACCTGGTTGAAGTACCTATTGAAGGCTTAAAAATTACCCGTGATTTCTTCTTTATCCGTCGCAAAGGTACTGAGGACTACGGGTTGACGAGCAATTTTATTAACTACGCCTTGCAGCATATTGGGCACTCTGCCGAATAA